The following is a genomic window from Colletotrichum lupini chromosome 5, complete sequence.
CATACCAAGGCTAGTTATTGTATTGTCAAGAAGGGTTTGGTGCCTAAAATGTCGAATAATATTGAAGGTAGACCTAGTAAGTTTAGACCAGTTCTTATTCCGAGTAGCTGATGATGAGACTTAGGTAGCAGACTTGACTGCCTGGCTCTCGACCCTTACGCCGCCGATCGCGGCGAGATACATTCTCCATTGTGCCGGGCCATAAAACCAAGCATTGCTGGTCACACAAAGACGCGTGCTTCGGGAGCATTGTTTCTTCAATCGCTAGTCCCTTGTGTGATCATCCATGCCTAAAGCAGCTCGTGTGACTCTAGTTTTGACGACTATCTATTATCTACATGCAACGTAGCCAGACATCGTCTACCCAGACTTCCTTCTCTGTGCCACAAAAGCCGATGTCAGACCAATGCTATTTAGCAGAGGCAAGGCAGATGGATGGTCTGATAATTGCTGCAGTTCCTGCCAGTTGGCACATCACTTCCGGTCTGCAGATAGAGTTGCCAATAGCTTGTATCCAGCTGACACACCAAGAAATTCAGCTCTGTCAGGTGTTAGTAGGTATCATCTCTGTCCAGTTTGAATATCCGTGGTGAACGAGGGAACTACATACGTCGTCCCCAGCTACTACTCTGGGTAGTGATGATAGTATCACCCTCGAGCCCCCACGCGCTGGTGCCGGAGGCGTTGCTCAACGAAAGAGTCTTGTACGACGTAGCATCGCCGCCAATGTTGAGATACGAGCTCGAGTTGGCGCTCTGGATGGTTCCCGCAATATTGAAGAATTCTGCCGACGCCTCAGGCCCCAGAACGGGGATCGACTTGTCTTTTGGGTAGGCTTGGAGGTACAGGTGGTAGACGGGATCGGTCACGCCCCTGATCTTCTCTGGCTTGGCGAGAACGATGCCGGCGAGGGATGCCAGGGACGTGGCGAGTAGGACGAAGCGCATGTTTTTGGCTTTTGAAACGTTGCTCTTTGGATTGTAGATGATGCTTCTTGAGGATTTGCGATTTTGCAGAGGCTGATCACCGAGACGTCAAGACTTCGAGTGCCAAAACTGTCATGATGCCAAGTTCCCTTCTGTTAAGTGCTTCTTATGTTGAACCGTTACAACCCCTCTTGCGGTCCATCTCCCTCCGAAGACCTGCTCGATGAGCAGAAATCTATGGCTATACGGCAGTTTGTATATGACGGGTAAATGAAAAGGAGCAAGGACGGCACGTTGAACGAGCCAATCTAGTGCGCCAATGTAACGATGCCACCATATAAGAGCACTATGTCTCTGACGGCCCGCGGCAATCCTGTCCGATTAAGTTGGCacggagaaaaaaaagaagaaaacgtGGGGTTCGCTTCGGCATAAAGCCTCCGTCCCTTTGTCAAACACCACGGACCTCTGTCTCGAGTCTTGACTTTGGACAACCAGGCGGGAGGCGATGTTCTTCATTCATGCTCTTTGCTCATAGAGCACGCAGAAAACACGCATTGCGCGGATGAATCGGGCGTGTAACGTGAGATATCTGTACCCGACGGGATAAGACCACGCAAGGTACAGAGCGAAAGGTGAGTGCATGGTTGATCCCATCTTATCACGGCATCAAAGCTGTCGAAGACTCGACACGACAGAATGGGTGTACGAATAGGTACACAAAGAAAGAAGCTGGTCAAGTGATGCACTGCGATATCGTCGCCATTGGCTTCTCGTAGGCGACGAAAACGCAACTTACAGCTTCGTGGTACCTCGAAAACTTGCGAGATGGAGCATGGCCATCATCGTTGATCTACGGATCAACTTAGCTTGGATGGTTGCACGGCATGGAAAAAGTCGAGATGCGCAACCAAACACAAGCTTGACAGGGGCCATCTTACCCTGAGGCTTGAGTGGAGGGGAAGGGGAAGGGGAAGGGGAAGAAGTGTGGTGTGTGGGGATTCAATGGAGGATTTGGATTTCCCCAAATCTCCCCCAAGGGCCCCCAACAACGTCCCAAGAAAAAAAACCAGAGAAAATTTCAGCAATCCCTTGCTCATCCCGGCCAGCTGGAGAGAGCTTTGCCAAAGCCTATCTTTACTGAGTAGGTAATGCAGGCAGGTGAGGGAGTACGGATAGGTGGGAGATGCAGCCAGAAACCGTAAACCACATGTTCCGAACGATTGGCCACAGCGGGGCAAGGCAAGGGGACCCCTTGAGCCCTTCCATTTTCATTCCAGCATCCACCCCCACTGCTATCCACTGCGCCACACCTCAAGTTGCAGAAACCTGAGAGAACAGATGGAAAGCAGAGAGCAGAAAGCAGAAATGCGGTACCTGGAGAGGCGACCTTGTTACACCGCTTGACCGCTTCGGAACACGCCCCCCAGGGCCCAGGGCCCAGGTACCTCTCCATACCCCTAACTTCTAACAGCCCGCCATCAGGAGATTTGCCATTTTCGAGGCATGATCTTTCTCCCACCAACACTCCATTTCCTGTTGCGCAAAGGGGGAAACACATAAGACTTTTTGTtttcgtctctttttcctcATTGACAAGTGCGCTCGGTGGAAAACTCTCGTTTCTTCGCGGACAACCTCTTTCTTCTCGAGACCTTGccatttctttttataaattaaatgtCCCAGAGCCGGTGATTCGACACTCGTTCTCTTTTCGCCCCTCCCCTCTATCTCTCTATCGGTCAGGACAGATCGATATTGgccttttttttccctcttcgaTACAACTGTTCGCGCGCGCCATACCTCAACACGACACCCACAAAcaagcaccaccaccaccaccctcaGACACCGCAGCACAATGGCTTCGTCCGCTGCCTCGACCGTGACGCAGCCGTCCAAGCGCAAGTCCGCCGCCGGTAAGCTGACGACCGATGCGCCGACCGAGACCCCCAAAGAGAAGGACTTCTTCTGGACCTACACCGAGGAACCGCACCGAACTCGCCGACTGGCCATCATCAAGGCTCACCCGGAGGTATGTCCTTTCACCAAACGACACAACCTTCCACATGTCTCCTTTCTCCCACTCCACAAACCGCAATGCTCTATAACAGTGGCCAATATCTCCTCTGTAAAATGTTCAATGGCTAACAACCGCATCACCAGGTCACCAAGCTCTGCGGGCCGGAGCCCCTGACAAAGTACGTCGTCGCCGGCGTCGTCGCCATGCAAATCTTCTGGGCCTGGTACCTCCGCGacacctccttcttctcctggaAGTTCTGGCTCGTCGGCTACGTCTTCGGCGCCACCGCCAACCAGAACCTCTTCCTCGCCATCCACGAAATCTCCCACAACCTCGCCTTCCGCTCCCCGCTCGCCAACCGCCTGTTCGCCATCTTTGCCAACCTGCCCATCGGCGTGCCCTACAGCGCTTCCTTCCGTGTAAGTCTCTGAAAGCCTCCATTGTTCAAGAAGAAGAACGGAGAAGGACAATCACTGACATTCGTACCCTCCAGCCCTACCACCTGACGCACCACAAGTCCCTCGGCGTCGACGGCCTCGACACCGACCTCCCCACCGCCCTCGAAGTCGTCTTCTTCGACTCCATCCTCGGCAAGGCCTTCTTCTGCACCTTCCAAATCTTCTTCTACGCCGTCCGCCCGACCCTCGTCTACAGCGTCCCCTTCACCTGGGTCCACTACCTCAACATCGCCGTCCAGCTCGCCTTCGACTACGCCCTCTACTCGGCCTTTGGCTTCAACACCATCCTCTACTTCCTCCTCTCCTCCTTCCTCGCCGGCTCCCTCCACCCGCTCGCCGGCCACTTCATCGCGGAGCACTACGTCTACGAGACCGTCACCCCCGCCCAGCGCGACGCCGCCAACAACATCCCCGTCCCCGAGACCTTCTCCTACTACGGCCCCCTCAACTTCCTGACCTACAACGTCGGCCTGCACAACGAGCACCACGACTTCCCCGCCGTCCCCTGGACCCGCCTGCCCAAGCTCCGCGCCATCGCCAGCGAGTTCTACGACGGGCTGCCCCGCCACGAGAGCTGGACCTATGTCATTTGGCGCTTCATCCTCGACCCCAACGTCGGCATCACCTCCCGCGTCAAGAGGAAGCAGGGCGGTCGCAAGGTTGGCGGCGGTGCCGTGGCCCACTGGACGCGTGAGGATATTGAGGCATGAGGAGGGGGAAAACGGAGTAGACAAGGAGAGACTGAATGAATGTTGTTTTCAATCTGGAAGACAAAATCTTGTGtataaagaaaaaaagtTATCTGACGAACAAGTGGcactatatatatttagctcaCGAACCGGGTGCGGATGAAAGACGCCCCACCCTTTAGATATGAAGAAAGTTTAATGAAGCATCAAGTTGAAATACAAAGGAGAAAATGCCCTTCTATCTGTGTCTCTTTCAACGAAAGACAAAGTGCCGAACTTGCTTTACTACAAGTCATGGCCGAAAGGGTTCCAGGAAAGATCGCATTTCAACCCCATGAGCCATGTTTTATCTCGCTCAGGTGG
Proteins encoded in this region:
- a CDS encoding fatty acid desaturase, with the translated sequence MEDLDFPKSPPRAPNNLQKPERTDGKQRAESRNAVPGEATLLHRLTASEHAPQGPGPSTTTTTLRHRSTMASSAASTVTQPSKRKSAAGKLTTDAPTETPKEKDFFWTYTEEPHRTRRLAIIKAHPEVTKLCGPEPLTKYVVAGVVAMQIFWAWYLRDTSFFSWKFWLVGYVFGATANQNLFLAIHEISHNLAFRSPLANRLFAIFANLPIGVPYSASFRPYHLTHHKSLGVDGLDTDLPTALEVVFFDSILGKAFFCTFQIFFYAVRPTLVYSVPFTWVHYLNIAVQLAFDYALYSAFGFNTILYFLLSSFLAGSLHPLAGHFIAEHYVYETVTPAQRDAANNIPVPETFSYYGPLNFLTYNVGLHNEHHDFPAVPWTRLPKLRAIASEFYDGLPRHESWTYVIWRFILDPNVGITSRVKRKQGGRKVGGGAVAHWTREDIEA